In Bacillus sp. SB49, a single window of DNA contains:
- a CDS encoding glycosyltransferase family 4 protein — protein sequence MNIYIDLTIAILLSMAVSYVLVFPVMKLAVKWKMMDYPEMRKIHKEITPRMGGLAIFGGTAAGLLYTRPDVPYLLPICIGGFVIVLTGLLDDRFQIRPLYKLAGQVIAALILIFSGLQIDVLSIPFIGMVTLSDPVSILLSFFWIIGITNAINLIDGLDGLAAGVSTISLISIAVMALAIEPQVAIVYLCVVLIGSNIGFLFHNFYPASIYMGDTGSLFLGYSMAVISMVGLFKNVTLFSFIIPIIVLAIPVFDTLFSILRRLINKQKIMMPDNKHIHYQILAAGFSHRTTVLIIYAFSAIFGFLALLFSLTSFGISLIITIVILFLLHLFAEMTGVVSGGKRPVIGLFSRGKKEKRKEEG from the coding sequence ATGAACATTTATATAGACTTGACCATTGCTATTCTTTTGTCCATGGCCGTCAGTTATGTGCTGGTTTTTCCGGTCATGAAGCTTGCTGTAAAGTGGAAGATGATGGACTATCCGGAAATGAGAAAAATACATAAAGAAATCACTCCCCGTATGGGAGGGCTGGCGATCTTCGGTGGTACGGCGGCAGGGCTTTTGTACACGCGACCTGATGTACCGTATCTCCTGCCGATCTGTATCGGCGGATTCGTCATCGTCCTGACGGGACTGCTTGACGACCGCTTCCAGATCCGCCCGCTCTATAAGCTGGCCGGTCAGGTGATCGCGGCGCTGATCCTGATTTTCTCGGGACTGCAGATCGACGTACTCAGTATACCGTTCATCGGTATGGTGACGCTCAGTGATCCTGTCAGTATCCTCTTGTCGTTCTTCTGGATCATCGGGATTACGAACGCGATCAACTTGATCGACGGCCTCGACGGCCTCGCTGCCGGCGTGTCGACCATATCGCTGATCAGTATCGCCGTCATGGCACTTGCCATCGAGCCGCAGGTCGCGATTGTTTACCTCTGTGTCGTGCTGATCGGTTCGAACATCGGCTTTCTGTTCCATAACTTCTACCCGGCGTCGATTTATATGGGCGATACAGGGTCCTTGTTCCTCGGGTATTCGATGGCCGTCATCTCGATGGTCGGTCTGTTCAAGAACGTGACGTTGTTCAGCTTCATCATTCCGATCATTGTGCTTGCGATTCCTGTGTTCGATACGTTGTTCTCGATCCTGCGCAGGCTCATCAACAAGCAGAAGATCATGATGCCGGATAACAAGCATATCCACTATCAGATTCTGGCGGCCGGCTTCAGCCACCGGACGACGGTATTGATCATTTATGCGTTCAGTGCGATTTTCGGTTTCCTGGCACTCTTGTTCTCGCTGACTTCGTTCGGCATATCGTTGATCATTACGATCGTGATTTTGTTCCTGCTTCATCTGTTTGCGGAGATGACGGGTGTGGTATCCGGCGGAAAGCGTCCGGTCATCGGGCTGTTTTCGAGAGGGAAGAAGGAAAAAAGAAAAGAAGAAGGTTAA
- a CDS encoding GNAT family N-acetyltransferase: MTVRRYQPGDEAQIQTLFTKTFHQERPLDAWEWKFKQNPKHKEPFILVFEEDGKILGHISLWLMDAYIKGEVTTVGIRVDTMVDPDARGKGVYKKLNDALLTEGKKAGIEYLYGFPAPKAKELFLRYTGATHLTDMPRWMYVQKPLHLLSTKFKPLKAVKSLDGLYTKLRSPKGQLDGYEKKEITRCDEAFDRLAEQTKHMADGLVVRDSAYLNWRYFDHPTKTYKMIALYKEGELKGYVITHQSEGSFTNGLLIDWLGVDEHVWPVLLDQALLELKHADVVQSWALPHTFAAGILKAKGFVHKDSPMPLVGKDLHTRTEEMNDQTKWYITPGDVDSY; the protein is encoded by the coding sequence ATGACAGTCAGACGCTATCAACCAGGCGATGAAGCACAAATACAGACCCTGTTTACGAAAACGTTCCATCAGGAGCGCCCGCTCGATGCGTGGGAATGGAAATTCAAACAGAACCCTAAACATAAAGAACCGTTCATCCTCGTCTTCGAGGAGGATGGGAAAATTCTCGGTCACATCAGTCTCTGGCTGATGGATGCCTATATCAAAGGCGAAGTCACTACGGTCGGGATCCGTGTCGATACGATGGTCGACCCCGACGCCCGCGGGAAAGGCGTTTACAAGAAACTGAACGACGCCCTGCTCACCGAGGGGAAGAAAGCCGGCATCGAGTACTTGTACGGTTTTCCTGCACCGAAGGCGAAGGAGCTCTTCCTCCGCTACACCGGCGCGACCCATCTGACCGATATGCCGCGCTGGATGTACGTCCAGAAGCCGCTGCACCTGCTTTCCACCAAGTTCAAACCGCTGAAGGCCGTGAAATCGCTGGACGGCCTCTATACGAAGCTCCGTTCTCCGAAGGGGCAGTTGGACGGCTATGAGAAAAAAGAAATCACCCGCTGTGACGAAGCGTTCGACCGCCTCGCGGAACAGACGAAGCACATGGCGGACGGGCTGGTCGTCCGGGACAGTGCCTACTTGAACTGGCGCTATTTCGACCATCCGACGAAAACGTATAAAATGATTGCTCTATATAAGGAAGGCGAGCTGAAGGGCTATGTCATCACACACCAAAGCGAAGGGTCGTTTACGAACGGTCTCTTGATCGACTGGCTCGGCGTCGATGAACATGTGTGGCCGGTGCTCCTCGATCAGGCGCTGCTGGAGCTGAAGCATGCGGATGTCGTCCAATCCTGGGCGCTGCCTCATACGTTCGCCGCCGGCATCCTGAAAGCGAAGGGCTTCGTCCATAAAGACAGTCCGATGCCGCTCGTAGGAAAAGACCTCCACACGCGGACGGAAGAAATGAACGACCAGACGAAGTGGTACATCACTCCGGGGGATGTCGATTCGTATTAA
- a CDS encoding WecB/TagA/CpsF family glycosyltransferase, producing the protein MKEQFLGVDVSSHSYNDLKRNVLADIENKKQSFVVAINPEKILKAQEDADLKNLLNKATYQIPDGVGVLIASKLNKGSIKERVTGIDMLMTLCGLAQENDKSVFLYGAKPGIAEEAKDKLIEEFPGLNVAGVIDGYEKDEQKIIETINAAKPDILFVALGSPRQEYWIVENMDKLDVSIFQGVGGSFDVLSGRIKRAPAVFQRFGLEWLYRLISEPWRIKRQIRLPLFLLKVWKAKK; encoded by the coding sequence ATGAAGGAACAGTTTTTAGGTGTCGATGTAAGCAGTCATTCCTATAATGACTTGAAGCGGAATGTGTTGGCAGATATCGAAAACAAGAAGCAGTCGTTCGTCGTCGCGATCAACCCGGAGAAGATTCTGAAAGCCCAGGAAGATGCCGATTTGAAGAACCTGCTTAATAAAGCGACTTATCAGATTCCGGACGGAGTAGGAGTCCTGATCGCTTCCAAGCTCAACAAGGGCAGCATCAAAGAGCGCGTCACAGGTATCGACATGCTGATGACGCTGTGCGGTCTCGCTCAGGAAAACGACAAATCCGTCTTTCTCTACGGTGCGAAGCCGGGCATCGCGGAAGAAGCGAAGGACAAGCTGATCGAAGAATTTCCGGGACTGAACGTCGCCGGTGTCATCGACGGCTACGAGAAGGACGAGCAGAAGATCATCGAAACGATCAACGCGGCAAAGCCCGACATCCTTTTCGTCGCACTAGGCAGCCCGCGTCAGGAATACTGGATCGTCGAGAACATGGATAAGCTCGACGTGAGCATCTTCCAAGGCGTCGGCGGCTCGTTCGACGTGCTGTCCGGCCGGATCAAACGGGCGCCTGCCGTTTTCCAGCGCTTCGGTCTGGAGTGGCTGTATCGTCTGATTTCCGAACCGTGGCGGATCAAACGCCAAATCCGTCTCCCGCTTTTCCTTCTGAAAGTGTGGAAGGCTAAAAAATAA
- a CDS encoding nucleotide sugar dehydrogenase has protein sequence MKKSLCVVGLGYIGLPTSVMFAIHGHQVHGVDVNRKAVEMINNKQLHIEENGLQERLEEAVDAGMFKASLEPTEADVFVIAVPSPIREDKTANLDYVRKATESIVPFVKEGNLVILESTVPPRTVEDVMLPVLEQTGLELGKELFVSHSPERVIPGKVFQELVDNDRIVGGIDDKSSEMTKELYESFVKGTIHLTDATTAEMAKVIENTYRDVNIAFANELARISDKIGVNAWEAIKLANFHPRVNIHTPGPGVGGHCIAVDPWFLAEIEPEISEIIQLSRNTNDYMPVYTADQIEKLMKEQFINDPKVALFGLSFKANIDDQRESPSLKVIMELVQRGISFTSYDPHIKENVVSNQTQDMDEALQDADIVVILTDHDEFKKLDPETIKDKMGSRVVYDTKNALNLDTWKAAGFVAKRLGDSKNG, from the coding sequence ATGAAGAAGTCACTGTGTGTCGTCGGTTTAGGGTATATCGGTCTGCCTACATCTGTCATGTTCGCCATTCATGGCCATCAGGTGCACGGCGTGGACGTCAACCGTAAAGCGGTGGAAATGATCAACAACAAGCAGCTGCATATCGAAGAGAACGGGCTGCAGGAGCGCCTGGAAGAGGCTGTGGATGCAGGCATGTTCAAGGCTTCTCTTGAACCGACGGAGGCAGATGTATTCGTCATCGCTGTTCCATCCCCGATCCGTGAAGATAAAACAGCCAACCTCGATTACGTCCGTAAAGCGACAGAATCGATCGTGCCGTTCGTGAAGGAAGGCAACCTCGTCATCCTTGAATCGACGGTACCTCCGCGTACGGTGGAGGATGTCATGCTTCCGGTCCTGGAGCAGACGGGCCTTGAGCTTGGTAAAGAATTGTTCGTCTCCCACTCTCCGGAGCGCGTCATTCCAGGGAAGGTGTTCCAGGAGCTTGTCGACAACGACCGCATCGTCGGCGGAATCGACGACAAGTCTTCCGAAATGACGAAGGAATTGTACGAGTCGTTCGTCAAAGGGACGATCCATTTGACGGATGCGACGACAGCGGAGATGGCAAAGGTCATCGAGAACACGTATCGTGACGTGAACATCGCGTTCGCGAACGAGCTTGCCCGCATCAGCGACAAGATCGGCGTCAATGCGTGGGAAGCGATCAAGCTTGCGAACTTCCACCCGCGTGTCAACATCCATACACCAGGTCCCGGCGTCGGTGGACACTGCATCGCGGTCGATCCTTGGTTCTTAGCGGAGATCGAGCCGGAGATTTCGGAAATCATCCAGCTGTCCCGTAATACGAATGATTACATGCCTGTCTATACGGCCGACCAGATCGAGAAGCTGATGAAGGAACAGTTCATCAACGACCCGAAAGTCGCGTTGTTCGGACTATCGTTCAAAGCCAACATCGACGACCAGCGGGAGAGCCCGTCCTTGAAGGTCATCATGGAGCTTGTTCAGCGCGGCATCAGCTTCACGTCTTATGACCCGCATATCAAGGAGAACGTCGTATCCAACCAGACGCAGGATATGGACGAGGCGCTCCAAGATGCGGACATCGTCGTCATTTTGACCGACCACGACGAGTTCAAGAAGCTCGATCCGGAAACGATCAAAGATAAGATGGGCAGCCGTGTCGTCTATGATACGAAGAACGCCCTCAATTTAGATACATGGAAAGCTGCTGGATTCGTCGCCAAGCGTTTGGGCGATTCCAAGAATGGATAA
- a CDS encoding cell wall-binding repeat-containing protein, with product MKKIHVLSFFVLFSLFAIFPTEAAAERTVVLDPGHGGIYSGTTGYSGASTGYYEKHFNLETAKKMKAALEAEGYDVHMTREGDTQFSSVLRTDLKMRSDNGNDYVKGNNDNAIFLSIHSNALPSNPYMRGYETYYFDMDTISSTYPPDPMQIEYAPESKRLTNAVHKNILAGTPLKEGRGKVPGNLYVTRNAQMPSALLEFGYMSNPEEEKLIQTASFQNQAAAAVVKAADEFFQVYEVRTHDDELLKRTEDKGEALDYAESKDNVYVFDKYAQERIYNNINKRYGVYHSSNSSATELFLDRDEAIAHAKKWKNMRVVDNKEGRVIWSNYLDKSYKVVHSNQGTLFEAYTEDEAVAYAKKWKNTSVINEKNDKVVWTNYLKEIYDVTHTEKGSLASFYREDEAVAYAKHWKNTKVTNTQSGDVVWDNIESGYSYAFDTKKLSGKDRMKTAVEVSKELYPNGFQSGSRTVVLATAFEFADALSAGPLAAKYDNAPILLNRTESLSTEVSQELARLKADKVLLLGGENALSKKVEDQLKKNYAVERISGKTRIESNIAINKHLTNAEGVFVASSTSFPDALEASAIAAANGWSIILTDKEEIGDESLAYLAGKEVAILGGTAVVSEKVEKAIINNNGADRVVRLSGATRYGTVVEAIRHFEDELHADTVLTATGTNYPDALTASSLSAKTSAPLILVGKDLDPDMKELLQTYGRENVVDRLDVIGGVVTDQLRNEIAGYLK from the coding sequence ATGAAGAAGATCCACGTGCTCAGTTTCTTTGTTCTATTCAGTTTATTCGCCATCTTCCCTACGGAAGCTGCGGCGGAACGGACCGTCGTCCTCGACCCGGGACACGGAGGAATCTATTCCGGAACCACCGGCTATTCCGGTGCATCGACGGGTTATTATGAGAAGCATTTCAACTTGGAAACAGCCAAGAAAATGAAGGCGGCACTTGAGGCCGAGGGGTATGACGTACATATGACACGGGAAGGCGATACGCAATTCTCGTCCGTCCTCCGCACCGATCTGAAGATGCGGTCGGACAACGGGAACGACTATGTGAAAGGGAACAATGACAATGCCATTTTCCTTTCCATTCATTCGAACGCGCTTCCATCCAACCCTTATATGAGAGGGTATGAAACGTATTATTTCGATATGGATACGATCAGTTCTACATACCCGCCGGACCCGATGCAGATCGAGTATGCACCGGAGAGTAAGCGGCTGACGAATGCAGTACATAAGAACATTTTGGCGGGAACGCCGCTGAAAGAAGGACGGGGCAAGGTGCCCGGCAACCTGTATGTGACAAGGAATGCCCAGATGCCGTCCGCTCTCCTCGAATTCGGCTACATGTCGAATCCGGAGGAAGAGAAGCTGATCCAAACGGCATCCTTCCAAAATCAGGCGGCAGCGGCTGTCGTGAAGGCAGCGGATGAGTTTTTCCAAGTGTATGAAGTCCGCACCCATGACGATGAGCTGTTGAAGCGTACCGAAGATAAGGGCGAAGCGCTCGATTATGCCGAGTCGAAGGACAACGTCTATGTCTTCGACAAGTATGCCCAGGAGCGAATCTATAACAATATCAATAAACGCTACGGCGTCTATCATTCTTCCAACAGCTCGGCGACAGAGTTGTTCTTGGATCGGGACGAAGCGATTGCCCATGCGAAGAAGTGGAAGAACATGCGCGTCGTCGATAACAAGGAAGGCCGTGTGATCTGGTCCAACTACCTGGATAAGAGCTATAAGGTCGTCCACTCCAACCAAGGCACGCTCTTTGAAGCCTATACGGAAGACGAAGCCGTCGCCTATGCGAAGAAATGGAAGAATACGTCCGTCATCAACGAGAAGAACGACAAGGTCGTCTGGACGAACTATTTGAAAGAAATCTATGACGTAACCCATACAGAGAAAGGCAGTCTTGCTTCCTTCTATAGAGAGGACGAAGCGGTCGCCTATGCGAAACATTGGAAGAACACGAAAGTGACGAACACCCAATCGGGAGATGTCGTCTGGGATAATATCGAATCCGGCTACAGCTATGCGTTCGATACGAAGAAGCTCTCCGGAAAAGACCGGATGAAGACGGCTGTCGAAGTATCGAAAGAGCTGTATCCGAACGGATTCCAGAGCGGAAGCCGCACCGTCGTTCTTGCGACAGCGTTCGAATTTGCGGACGCCCTGTCGGCAGGACCGCTTGCTGCGAAGTATGACAATGCACCGATCCTCTTGAACCGGACGGAATCGTTAAGCACCGAAGTGAGTCAGGAACTCGCCCGTCTGAAGGCGGACAAGGTTCTGCTTCTCGGTGGAGAGAATGCCCTGTCCAAAAAAGTGGAGGATCAGTTGAAGAAGAACTACGCCGTCGAGCGTATTTCCGGTAAGACAAGGATCGAATCGAACATTGCGATCAACAAACATCTGACGAATGCAGAAGGTGTCTTCGTCGCTTCCAGCACAAGCTTCCCGGATGCACTGGAAGCATCAGCGATCGCAGCAGCGAACGGCTGGTCGATCATTTTGACAGATAAAGAGGAAATCGGGGACGAAAGCCTCGCTTATCTTGCAGGGAAAGAAGTAGCGATCCTCGGTGGAACAGCCGTCGTTTCTGAAAAAGTCGAGAAAGCGATCATCAACAACAACGGGGCAGACCGTGTCGTCCGCTTGTCTGGTGCGACGCGTTATGGAACCGTCGTCGAAGCGATCCGTCACTTCGAGGATGAGCTCCATGCGGATACCGTCCTGACAGCGACAGGAACGAACTATCCGGATGCGCTCACAGCATCCTCCTTATCAGCGAAGACATCTGCACCGCTGATTCTCGTCGGAAAAGATCTTGATCCAGATATGAAAGAGCTGTTACAAACATACGGCCGCGAGAACGTCGTCGATCGTCTGGACGTCATCGGTGGTGTCGTAACCGATCAACTGCGTAATGAAATCGCCGGTTATTTGAAGTAA